One genomic region from Pseudomonas sp. R5-89-07 encodes:
- a CDS encoding glycosyltransferase family 2 protein: MRTSLIIPTRNASSHLARLLPALKMQTLQPDEMLVVDSASSDDTVARFRDYGARVEVIDARTFNHGGTRRWASEQVSGDALIVMTQDAIPATPETFANLLAELQQDPLNGVAYGRQLPHPDAGVLGAQSRHFNYPAQSRSKRLADAPELGIKTCFSSDSFSAYRRSALHAVGGFPADVIGSEDAYVAARMLIEGYTVRYAASAQVYHSHDYRLMDEFHRYFDIGVFYGREPWIRQAFGDAGGEGKRYVLAELAALRAAGALHRVPEVLVRSAFKLLGYRLGHQERRLPLALKRRISMFPGYWR; the protein is encoded by the coding sequence ATGCGCACCTCACTGATCATTCCGACCCGCAATGCCTCCAGCCACCTGGCGCGGTTGCTGCCAGCGCTGAAGATGCAAACCCTGCAACCGGACGAGATGCTGGTGGTCGACAGCGCGTCCAGCGATGACACCGTGGCGCGCTTTCGCGACTATGGCGCGCGGGTCGAGGTGATCGATGCCCGCACCTTCAACCACGGCGGCACGCGGCGCTGGGCCAGTGAGCAGGTGAGCGGCGATGCCCTGATCGTGATGACCCAGGACGCCATTCCCGCCACCCCCGAAACCTTCGCCAACTTGCTCGCTGAACTGCAGCAGGATCCGCTCAACGGTGTGGCCTATGGGCGCCAGTTGCCGCACCCGGATGCCGGCGTGCTGGGCGCGCAGTCGCGACACTTCAATTACCCGGCCCAGAGCCGTAGCAAGCGCCTGGCCGATGCCCCGGAACTGGGGATCAAGACCTGCTTCAGCTCCGACTCGTTTTCCGCGTACCGGCGCAGCGCCTTGCACGCTGTGGGGGGCTTTCCCGCCGATGTCATCGGCAGCGAAGACGCCTACGTCGCGGCACGCATGCTGATCGAAGGCTACACCGTGCGCTACGCCGCCTCCGCGCAGGTGTACCACTCCCACGATTACCGACTCATGGATGAGTTTCACCGCTACTTCGACATTGGCGTGTTCTACGGTCGCGAACCGTGGATACGCCAGGCCTTTGGCGATGCCGGCGGTGAAGGTAAACGCTATGTACTGGCTGAACTCGCGGCGTTGCGCGCAGCCGGTGCATTGCACCGCGTACCCGAAGTACTGGTGCGCAGCGCGTTCAAGTTGCTCGGCTATCGGCTGGGCCATCAGGAACGTCGGCTACCCCTCGCCCTCAAGCGGCGCATCAGCATGTTCCCCGGTTATTGGAGGTGA
- a CDS encoding polysaccharide biosynthesis/export family protein — MKRTLLVLAMMALAACNTPARIVAPDGKTVEDGKRALDQLAQLPPAVERIRIGDQLRIVRDAGEMPTLSAFNVSTIYELTLYTVQTDGKINYPFLGPIQVARRTPGEVANELSNKLAPVYREPRVTVNINQAPGNSIIVGGAVNNPTTVPIASANTLEQAIVGAGGVNPAGNASMVALLREDNQGTYRAYFLDFSQYLKTGPNGRKQVPLQRGDVVFVPKSNVGERIQGVDTYLNQLIPFTKSIGVGYNYTRTSGGSN; from the coding sequence ATGAAACGAACCCTGCTCGTCCTGGCCATGATGGCCCTGGCCGCCTGCAATACACCCGCACGCATCGTCGCGCCTGACGGCAAGACCGTCGAGGACGGCAAGCGTGCCCTCGACCAACTGGCTCAACTGCCGCCGGCGGTGGAACGCATCCGCATCGGCGACCAGTTGCGCATCGTGCGCGATGCCGGGGAAATGCCGACACTGTCGGCGTTCAACGTCAGCACGATCTATGAGCTGACGCTGTACACGGTGCAAACCGACGGCAAAATCAACTACCCGTTCCTGGGCCCGATCCAGGTGGCCCGACGCACGCCGGGCGAAGTGGCGAACGAGCTGAGCAACAAGCTCGCGCCGGTGTATCGCGAGCCGCGGGTGACGGTGAACATCAACCAGGCGCCGGGCAATTCGATCATCGTCGGCGGCGCGGTGAACAACCCGACCACGGTGCCGATCGCCTCGGCCAACACCCTGGAGCAAGCCATTGTCGGCGCCGGCGGGGTCAACCCGGCAGGCAACGCCAGCATGGTTGCGCTGTTGCGCGAGGATAACCAGGGCACTTATCGCGCCTACTTCCTGGACTTCAGCCAATACCTCAAGACCGGGCCCAACGGGCGCAAACAAGTGCCCCTGCAGCGCGGCGATGTGGTGTTCGTGCCCAAATCCAACGTGGGCGAGCGCATCCAGGGCGTGGATACCTACCTGAACCAACTGATCCCATTCACCAAGTCGATCGGGGTTGGCTACAACTACACCCGAACCAGCGGCGGCAGTAACTAA
- a CDS encoding exopolysaccharide transport family protein — protein MIEIRSFRDLLRLFFIFRHEFKLAAIAALVIILLGAFLLPAKYESTARLLVKPGRDSTLPIEISNRQALVMPSTQRDPIVDEERLLTGRPIVRAVAEHYLEVIDKMPPPEGIWKRTKYYVKNGIGAVFDGVRVVLETVGVIEQTTPVERLAASLEKNFEVSHAAGSTVMDISFKWSDPEIAQAVVKSWVETYINERTQALGRKSLYAFYEGQVSNSATEIKSYKEQILAHLNQIGAASITDRLEDLSERINVLRGETFNTTRLIASSDSALESTRTQLKTQPKEVTTVRQIALNPQQQDLRRLLNQKLLEKADMMRTYTDNAPPVKALDASIRAMQAQVAGESNTVQSSENRAPNTLEIHLQRVLLDESSNNLALRTQLVQQQKQLVNLEAQRKEALEIEPELARLSRELSATERNYALYVDNLEKSRIDRELDNSQISNIAVIEEATLNPGRIFPKTLLMLLLAIPFAIVVGLLVIYLCYLLDQRIHDGGLVERKFGLPLWTTLPELDTSTAQGTNAFNASIYRLYGLLQLDRVAERGLTLGLTSARHGEGVTFVVEQLRQLLQENGITVRVGGAAPAEPGEVVLLDASALLDNRDAFVTLRRADLIALVVEAQKSTVPVVEHALSILNTAFGKVDGIIINRRKFEVPAKVLQTIAKYRGAF, from the coding sequence ATGATCGAGATCCGTTCTTTTCGCGATCTTCTGCGCCTGTTCTTCATCTTCCGGCATGAGTTCAAGCTGGCGGCCATCGCGGCGCTGGTGATCATTCTGCTGGGGGCCTTCCTGCTGCCCGCCAAGTACGAATCCACCGCGCGCCTGCTGGTCAAGCCGGGGCGTGATTCAACGCTGCCGATCGAGATCAGCAACCGTCAGGCGCTGGTCATGCCCAGCACCCAGCGCGACCCGATTGTCGATGAGGAACGCCTGCTGACCGGTCGCCCGATCGTGCGAGCGGTGGCTGAGCATTACCTGGAAGTCATCGACAAAATGCCGCCGCCGGAAGGCATCTGGAAACGCACCAAGTACTACGTCAAAAACGGCATCGGCGCAGTGTTCGACGGGGTGCGCGTGGTGCTGGAAACCGTGGGCGTCATTGAACAGACCACGCCGGTGGAGCGCCTGGCCGCAAGCCTTGAGAAGAACTTCGAAGTCAGCCACGCGGCGGGGTCCACGGTGATGGACATCAGCTTCAAGTGGAGCGACCCCGAGATCGCCCAGGCGGTGGTCAAGAGTTGGGTGGAAACCTACATCAACGAACGCACCCAGGCCCTGGGGCGCAAGAGCCTGTACGCCTTCTATGAAGGCCAGGTGTCCAACAGCGCCACCGAAATCAAGAGCTACAAGGAGCAGATCCTTGCCCACTTGAACCAGATCGGCGCGGCGAGCATCACCGATCGCCTGGAAGACTTGTCCGAGCGCATCAACGTGTTGCGCGGCGAGACCTTCAACACCACGCGCTTGATCGCCTCTTCGGACAGCGCCCTTGAGAGCACGCGTACCCAGCTCAAGACCCAGCCCAAGGAAGTGACCACGGTTCGCCAGATTGCGCTGAACCCGCAGCAACAGGATTTGCGTCGTCTGCTTAACCAGAAGCTGCTGGAAAAAGCCGACATGATGCGCACCTACACCGATAACGCGCCGCCGGTCAAAGCGCTGGATGCGTCGATCCGGGCGATGCAGGCCCAGGTCGCCGGTGAAAGCAACACCGTGCAAAGCTCGGAAAACCGTGCGCCGAATACCCTGGAAATCCACTTGCAGCGGGTGCTGCTCGATGAGTCCAGCAACAACCTGGCATTGCGTACCCAGCTGGTGCAACAGCAGAAGCAACTGGTCAACCTCGAAGCGCAACGCAAGGAGGCCCTGGAGATTGAACCGGAGCTGGCGCGCCTGTCCCGTGAACTGAGTGCCACCGAGCGCAACTACGCGCTGTACGTGGACAACCTGGAAAAATCGCGTATCGACCGTGAGCTGGATAACAGCCAGATCAGCAACATCGCAGTGATCGAGGAAGCCACCCTGAACCCAGGGCGTATTTTCCCGAAAACCCTGCTGATGCTGTTACTGGCAATTCCGTTTGCCATCGTCGTTGGGCTGCTGGTGATCTACCTGTGCTACCTGCTCGACCAGCGCATTCATGATGGCGGCCTGGTGGAACGCAAGTTCGGCCTGCCGCTGTGGACCACCCTGCCGGAGCTGGACACCAGCACCGCGCAAGGCACCAATGCGTTCAATGCGAGCATCTACCGGCTGTACGGCCTGCTGCAGCTGGACCGCGTGGCCGAACGCGGCCTGACCCTCGGGCTGACCTCGGCGCGCCACGGTGAAGGGGTGACCTTCGTGGTGGAACAACTGCGCCAATTGCTCCAGGAAAACGGCATCACCGTGCGCGTCGGCGGAGCGGCACCCGCCGAGCCGGGCGAAGTGGTGCTGCTGGATGCCTCGGCGCTGCTGGACAACCGTGATGCGTTCGTCACCCTGCGCCGCGCCGACCTGATCGCGCTGGTGGTAGAAGCCCAGAAGAGCACGGTGCCGGTGGTGGAGCATGCGCTGTCGATCCTCAACACTGCCTTCGGCAAAGTCGATGGCATCATCATCAACCGGCGTAAATTCGAAGTGCCGGCCAAGGTGCTGCAGACCATCGCCAAATACCGGGGGGCGTTCTGA